A region from the Bactrocera dorsalis isolate Fly_Bdor chromosome 1, ASM2337382v1, whole genome shotgun sequence genome encodes:
- the LOC125780361 gene encoding uncharacterized protein LOC125780361, translating to MPRLRQRNTVGRHTSDSRRMSILRRNHSEEQRAQVNARGRAVYRERRAQIRAEFADNQRPNYRQGRVPVRLRDQMEHVGFHYDPDCDYSLHGAIGAMDIIYTLFNAAKFRGETAGMCCSSCKVKLPALEPAPEPLHSLLTGESPTSKHFLQNIQAYNSCFQMTSFGATKIIRDPFMPTFKVITLHGISSETFDIFILQIQGQMYHRAGLLIPFADADYQFLQIYFIGNETDQLNQQCKIATGTRREIVLNLQRFLNEHNELIRLFKIALDRMPSDNHRIVIRADKMPMGQHARRFNPPTIDEVAIVIVGEQFESRDIVLHRRNEQLQRVSELHRSYDALQYPILLWRGDDGYHINMRLMNPTTGQETPKKLSAMNFYSYRIMIRPQEDNYILKCRKLFHRYLVDMYAKIETERVNFIRFNQAKLRSEEYIHLRDAVMNDANVNSIGRLTILPATYIGSPRHMHEYAQDAMSYVRHYGRPDLFITFTCNPKWNDIKCHLFPGQS from the exons atgcctcgactgcgccaacgtaatacggttggcaggcatacgagtgattcacgtcgaatgtcaatATTAAGAAGAAATCACAGCGAAGAGCAACGCGCTCAAGTGAATGCCCGAGGTAGAGCGGTGTACAGAGAGCGGCGTGCACAGATTAGAGCTGAATTCGCCGACAATCAACGGCCAAATTACCGTCAAGGCCGAGTTCCTGTCCGCCTTCGCGATCAAATGGAACATGTTGGCTTTCACTACGATCCTGACTGCGACTACAGCCTGCATGGTGCCATCGGAGCAATGGATATTATTTATACGCTTTTCAATGCAGCGAAATTTCGAGGAGAAACAGCTGGCATGTGCTGCTCCAGTTGCAAAGTGAAACTGCCTGCATTGGAACCGGCACCAGAACCATTACATTCCTTGCTCACTGGAGAATCGCCGACGTCTAAGCATTTCTTGCAGAACATACAAGCGtacaattcatgctttcaaatgacttcttttggtGCCACAAAGATCATTAGAGATCCATTTATGCCGACGTTCAAGGTGATTACTTTGCatggaatttccagtgaaacatttgacatttttattctgcAGATTCAGGGACAAATGTACCATCGAGCAGGCTTGCTCATACCATTTGCCGATGCCGactatcaatttttgcaaatatatttcatcggtAATGAAACTGACCAACTAAATCAACAATGTAAAATTGCGACCGGCACAAGGCGAGAAATCGTACTAAATTTGCAAAGATTTCTCAATGAGCACAAtgaattgattcgattgttcaaaatcgcattggaccgcatgccgtctgataaccatcgaatcgtcatcagagcagacaaaatgccgatggggcagcatgccagacgattcaacccaccaacaatcgatgaggtggcaatcgtcattgttggcgaacagtttgaatcgcgagatattgtactgcaccgtagaaacgaacaacttcagcgtgtttccgagctacaccgtagttATGATGCATTACAATATCCGATATTATTGtggagaggtgatgacggctatcacatcaatatgcgaTTGATGAATCCAACTACTG gcCAAGAAACACCGAAAAAACTCAGTGCGATGAACTTCTATTCGTACAGAATAATGATTCGTCCGCAAGAAGATaactacatcctgaaatgtcgcaagcttttccatcggtatttggttgacatgtatgcgaagatcgagaccgaacgtgtcaactttattcgattcaaccaagcgaaattgcgttctgaagagtacatccatttgagagacgccgtaatgaatgatgcaaatgtgaatagcattggacgtctgacaatattgccagccacatacatcggcagtccgcgccatatgcacgagtatgcgcaagatgcgatgtcgtatgtgcgccattacggcagaccggatctgttcataacgttcacgtgcaatcccaagtggaatgacatcaaatgccatttgttccccggtcaatcttga